The Phaeobacter sp. A36a-5a genomic interval AGGGCATCGGTGATGGCGTGCAGCCCGACGTCGGCGTCGGAATGGCCCTGAAGGCCGCGATCATGGGCCACGGGCACACCGCAGAGCACGACCTCATCCCCCGGTCCGAACCGGTGAACATCATAGCCATTGCCAAGCCTTACATCCATGTCGCCCCCTAATATGCGCGCAGCCCGGTCAAAGTCCTCCGGGCGGGTGATTTTGATATTGTCTGGGTCGCCCGGAATGATGGCAACGTCAATCCCTGCCGCACGGGCCACGGCTACATCGTCTGCAGCGTCGCCGCCGGATGCGGCAAGCTGCTGATGGGCGGCACGGATCTGCGGCAGGTGAAAGCCTTGCGGGGTCTGGGCAGCAAACAGGCCGTCGCGGTTCTCTGTGCCGGTAACCGTCCCACCATCCCCGCGCCACAGCGCATCGGTCACCGCCAGCGCCGGGGCGGCGGCCGGATGGTTATCAAGCGCGGCCATCACATCGCGGATCACCCGGGGAGAGACGCAGGGGCGGGCGGCATCATGGATCAGAACCCTGTGGAGCCCGTGCTGATTGAGCAGTTCCACCCCGTTGGCCACCGACTGCGCCCTTGTGTCGCCACCCGTTGTGAGCAGCAGCTCCGCGCGCGATGCAAACTCCTGCCAGTGATCGGTATCCTCAGCAGCGAGAACGAGGGCAATCCGCTGAACGCCTGCGCGTAGGAAGGCATCAATGGTCCAGTCGATTACCCGGCGTCCCATCAGGGGGCGCCATTGTTTTGCCAGACCGCCGCCGGCCCGCAGGCCCTTGCCTGCGGCAACAATCAACGCTGCGGTCTGGTGGGACGCAGGATCAGCTGCGGTGGAAACCGGCGCGGTGGGTAGGGGGGCAGACGGCATGGGATGGCTCTTTCTTGGGTCGCAAATGTTTAGGAGGTGATGCAAGGGGAGGCAATGGCAGCGCGTCACCCTGGGTAAAGTGCCTAAAAATTAGGCAACTGCCAAAAGAAGCAGCCTTGCCGCCAGGGGTTTCATTGTCGCATAGAGGCTGCTTCGGATAGAAACACCACATATGCACAAGGATTAGGCAGTTGTCCTTCACTCTCGGTTCCACCCCTTTGACCCCTCCCATCGCGCTGGCGCCGATGGCTGGAATCACCGATCGCCCCTTTCGCGATCTGGTGCGCAGCTTTGGTGTCGGGCTAATGGTGAGCGAGATGGTTGCCAGTCAGGAAATGGTGCAGGCCAAGCCCGGCGTGCGTGAACGGGCCGAGCTGAGTGCGGATGTGGAGAATACGGCGGTGCAGATTGCCGGGCGCGATGCCTATTGGATGGCAGAGGCCGCGCGGCAGGTGGAAAGCCGGGGCGCAAAGCTGATTGATATCAATATGGGATGCCCGGCCAAGAAGGTGACCAATGGTTATTCCGGCTCGGCCCTGCTGAAGACACCGGATGATGCGCTGTCGCTGATTGAGGCGGTGGTGGCTGCGGTCTCGGTGCCGGTGACGTTGAAGACGCGGCTTGGCTGGGACGACAGCTGTCTGAACGCCGCCAATGTGGCCTATCGCGCGCAGGAGGCCGGGGTGCAGATGGTCACCATCCATGGCCGCACCCGGTGTCAGTTCTACAAGGGCAATGCAGATTGGCAGGCCATCGCAGCAGTGAAAGCTGCGTTGACGGTTCCGCTGCTGGCCAATGGCGATATCGTGGATACGGCCACGGCCCGCGGTGCATTGGCACTCTCGGGTGCGGATGGCGTGATGATTGGGCGCGGGGCGCAGGGCAAGCCCTGGCTGCTGGCTGAGGTGGCGCATGACATCTGGGGCAGTGCAGCCCCCGATGTACCGACCGGTTCGGATCTGGTTCAGATGGTCAGCGCTCATTACGAGGCGATGATCGCCTTTTACGGCGTGGATCTGGGCCTGCGGGTCGCACGCAAACATCTGGGCTGGTATATGGATGAGGCCGCCACTCCTGCTCAGCTGCGCCGGGAGGTGCTGACAGCCAAGGACCCCAAGACGGTGCTCAGCCTCCTGCCTTCGGCGCTGACCGGGGGCGCTGGGCCGGATCTTGGGCCACAAACCATGGACGGGCAGGCGGCATGACGCAGGCAGAGGGCGGAAAAACCGGCGCCACGCAGGTCGATTGGAACGGTGCAGACAGCGCGCTCTGGGCGTCGCTGCCGATTCCGGCCTTTGTCATAGATCGCGAGGCCCGGATTGCGGATGTGAATTCCGCCGGTGAGGGCTTCCTCAATACCTCGCGCAAGGCGCTGCTGGGCCAGGGCATCTGGCAGCATGTGATCATTGCCCCGGCCATTGACGAGGCGGTGGAGCGCGCCCGCGACAATGGCACGCCGCTGTTTGTGAACGATATCGACGTCGGCACCCCCGGGCGGGCGCCGCTGCAATGCAATGTACAGGTGGCGCGGGTGCAGGGCGTTCAGGGGGGGATGCTGATCCTGCTCTCCCCGCGCGAGCTGGCTGGGCGGTTGACGCAGAACCATTCGGCCAAATCCGCCGCGCAATCCGCAATCGGTATGGCCGAGATGCTGGCCCATGAGATCAAGAACCCGCTGGCAGGGATCACCGGTGCGGCGCAGCTGCTGTCCATGGGGCTGTCGGGGGATGATCTGGAGCTGACCGATCTGATTGTGAGCGAAAGTCGGCGGATCGTGAAACTCTTGGAACAGGTGGAGCAATTCGGCAACCTCTCGGCCCCGGCCTTTCAGGAGGTCAATATCCATGATGTGCTGGACCGGGCGCGCCGCTCTGCGTTGCTGGGGTTTGGTGCGCAGATGACCATCATCGAGGATTACGACCCCTCGCTGCCGATGGCCTGGGGCGATGGGGACCAGCTGTTGCAGGTGGTCCTGAACCTGCTGAAGAACGCAGCAGAGGCCGCCGATCCCGGTGGTGGAACCATTCGCATCCGTACCTTCTATGAGCATTCGTTCCGCCTGCGGCGCAGTGATGGGTCAGGCAAGCTGTTGCCGCTGCAGATTGAGATTTCCGATGACGGTCCGGGTCTGCCTGAGGCGATCCGCGATGATATCTTTGATCCGTTTGTTTCTGGCCGCGAGAATGGCACTGGTCTGGGACTGGCGCTGGTCAGCAAGATCATTGCCGATCATCAGGGCTGGATCTCGGTCAGTTCCGAACCCGGGCAGACGGTGTTTCGCCTGTCGCTGTCGCGCGTGCCGACGGCGCCGCGCCCGGCACCGTTTCCACATGATCCCAATCATACCGCACACACCCAAGGAGTAGCACATCATGGACGGCACCGTTCTGGTCGCAGATGACGATCGCACTATCCGCACGGTTTTGACACAGGCCCTGACGCGGGCCGGGTGCAAGGTGCATGCGACCTCCTCTCTGACGACGCTGATGCGCTGGGTTGGCGAGGGCAAGGGTGATGTCGTCATCTCCGACGTGATGATGCCGGATGGCAATGGGCTGGAGATGCTGCCCAAGATCGCCGATGACCGGCCAGGGCTGCCGGTGATCGTGATCTCGGCGCAGAACACCATCATGACAGCGATCAAGGCGGCTGAGGCCGAGGCCTATGATTACCTGCCCAAACCGTTCGACCTGCCGGAGCTGATGAAGCGGACTGCCAAGGCGCTGACGGAGCGGCGACAAACGCAGGGGCAGGGGCGTTCGACGCCGCAGGGGGAGGGCGCGCGCGATCTCGGCCTTCATAGCGGCGAGACCCATGAGGACCTACCACTGGTGGGGCGCACCGAGGTGATGCAGACGCTTTATCGTCTGGTGGCGCGGGTGATGAACACCGATATCCCGCTGTTGATCACCGGCGAGAGCGGCACTGGAAAATCCCTGATCGCGCGGTCCATGCATGATCTTTCGGATCGGCGCACCCTGCCGTTTGTCAGGGCTGAGGCCGCTGATCTTGCCTCGCTCGATGGTCCGGCGCAGTTGCTGGCGCAGGCCCGTGGCGGCACGCTGCTGCTGGATGAGCTGGCGGATCTCTCCGAGGAGGCACAGGCACGCGTCGTTCGCATGATGGATGCCCCCGGAGACCACCAGCCGCGTTTCATCGCCACCAGCCAGCAGGATCTGACCGCAGCGATGGAGGCCGGACGGCTGCGACAGGATCTCTATTACCGGATCAGCGGCACGGAGCTCCCCGTGCCTGCGCTGCGGGCGCGGGTGGATGACATTCCGCTGCTTTGCGCGCATTTCCTGACGCGGGCCGAAAATGATGGCGCACCGCACCGCCGGTTGAGCGAGGCAGCGCGCGAACCGCTGCGGCAGTTCCCGTGGCCGGGAAATGTGCGCCAGCTGGAGAATGTGATGCGGCGTCTGGCGCTGACCGCCCGCAGCGAGGACATCAGCCTGGATGAAGTCAACGGTGCGCTGGGCGCGCAATCGGGCGGGGAGCCGCTGGCAGCCAGCGGTGCGGCCCTCAGTACCGAGAAACTGTCGGAATCAGTGGCGCGCCATTTGCAGCGCTATTTCGATCTGCACGGCGATATGCTGCCGCCACCCGGCCTATATGCCCGGTTGATGCGGGAGGTTGAGACCCCTTTGATTGAATTATCGCTCGCGATGACCGGCGGAAATCAGGCAAAATGTGCGGATTTACTTGGTATTAACCGCAATACGCTGCGCAAGAAGATCACTGACCTTGATATTGAGGTGACACGCCGTCGCAAACTGATGTAATATAGCCACAGAACCGTGGCAGATCAGCGTTCGCGCTGGTGACGATCACGATATGTGGCGGTCGGCCAGAATGGTCGCACATCAGGATGGGGACGGTACGTGGCGCAGAGGTCACATCTTCGCTCGGCATACGGGCCATTTGCGGCCCTTGACCGCTGGCGCAGAACCCGCAGGGCACGCAATGTCGGCGCGCTTGGGCTGGTTGTTCTGGGGCCTGTGCTGGCGCTCTCGACATTTCTGATCATCGGCCCGTTCTCGCAAGGGGTCGCCTCGCTGTCGCTGCGGCTGATCCTGCTGGCTGATCTGATCTATGTGCTGGCTGTCGCGGCACTGGTCCTGACGCAGGTTGGGCGGTTGATCGCAGCCCGACGGGCCAAATCCGCGGGTTCCCGGCTGCATCTGCGGCTGATCGGGGCCTTCGCCTTTCTGGCGCTGACGCCCACCGTGATCGTGGCGCTGTTTGCCGGCCTGACCGTGAACGTGGGCCTTGAGGGCTGGTTTTCGGACCGGGTGCGTCAGGTCGTGGGAAGTTCGCTTGCCGCCGCTGAGGCCTATCAGGAGCAGCAGCAGCGCGACCTGTCGGAGGATGCGGTGGCGCTGGCGCGCTATATCGACAACAGCCGGAACCGCAATTTCTTCATCAGCGACGGGCAGCTGCGCCAGGTGCTGACACAGGGGCAATTGCAGATCCAACGCGGCCTTCAGGAGGCTTATGTGGTGGATGGCGCCGGGGCCATCCGGGCCCGTGGCGAACGCTCCTATGAGTTTGACTTTGAAGAGCCGCGCGCCGCTGACATCAGCAAGGCGTCGTTTAACGGGGTTACGCTGATCCAGGACTGGGAAAACAGCGAACTGCGGGCGCTGGTGCGGCTGGATGCGTTTGTTGACCGCTTCCTGTATGTCAGCCGTGATGTGGACGGTGAGTTGCTGAGCCTCCTGGATGACACCAAGGAAACCGCGCATCTCTACCAGCAGCTGGAGAGCGAACGCGGGCGGGTTCTGTTTGACTTTGTGCTGTTGTACCTCGGGTTTGCGGTGATCCTGATCCTTGCGGCAATGTGGCTGGGCATGTGGTTTGCCGAACGGCTGTCGCGGCCTGTCGGACGGCTGACGATTGCGGCGCGCCGGGTCGGGGCGGGCAATCTCAACGTGCAGGTGCCCGAAGACGACGGCGATGACGAGATTTCGCAGCTGGGGCGCTATTTCAACCAAATGACGCTGGAGCTGCGCGAGCAGCGCGACACGCTGCTTGAAAACACCCGCCAGATCGAACGCCGCCGCCGGTTGTTTGATTCCGTGCTGATGTCGGTGACCTCCGGTGTGGTCGGGCTGGACCCTGAGGGGCGGGTGACCTTTGTGAACCGCTCCGCCGAGCGCCTGCTGGATTGGAATGGCGATCGTCAGTCGCTGGCACTGGCTGTGGCCGTGCCGGAGTTTGGGCCGCTGTTTGTGGAATTGAGCGAAACCGGCGCCGATGTGGTGCAGGATGAGGTCAAGGTGACGCGTCAGGGGCAGCTGGAGAACCTGCTGGTGCGGATGTCGCCACGGCGCAGCGAGGAGGGGCGGCTTGAGGGCTATGTGGTTGCCTTTGACGATGTCACCGACCTGGTCAGCGCCCAGCGGATGGCGGCCTGGGGCGATGTGGCCCGTCGGATTGCCCATGAGATCAAGAACCCGCTGACCCCGATCCAGCTGAGTGCCGAGCGTATCAAGCGCAAATTCGCGCCCAAGCTGGGTGAGGAGAACAGCGATCTCCTGCAATCCATGACAGATGTGATCGTGCGCCAGACCAATGACTTGCGCCGCATTGTTGACGAGTTTTCAAAATTCGCACGGATGCCGGAGCCGGAGCGCCGCGAAGAGGATCTGGTGAAGCTGTTGCGCGATGCGGTGACCCTGCAACGGGCAGGCCAGCCTGATCTGCGCATCACCGCCGATCTGCCCACCGAACCGATGCTTGCCGATCTGGATGCAACCATGATCGGCCAGGCCTTGACCAATCTGATCAAGAACGCGGGCGAAGCCGTTGAAACGCTGAAGCAAAAAGGTGGCGTGCCGGATCTGGATCCGGAAATTCGCATTGCCGTCACCTCGACGAAAACCGGCTATGAGGTCACCATCGCCGACAATGGCATCGGTCTGCCAGAAGACCGTGCCCGATTGTTTGAACCCTATGTGACCACCCGTGACGAAGGCACCGGCCTCGGCCTGCCAATCGTCAAGAAGATCATCGAAGAACACGGCGGAACGCTGGTGCTGGAAGACGCACCGGTGTTCGAAGGTCAGGCCCATTATGGCGCCATGGCCGTGATCCGCCTGCCTGCCGCACATGAGGCGGCAGCCCCCAATAAGAGTACAGTGAAAGCAGGTCTGACATGAGTGACATTCTGATTGTTGACGACGAACGCGACATCCGTGAGCTGGTTTCCGATATCCTTGAGGATGAAGGCTATGCAACGCGCAAGGCCGGCAGCTCTGAGGAATGCATGGCCGCGCTCAACGCCGAGCCGCCGGCGCTCCTGATCCTCGATATCTGGCTGAAGGACAGCCAGATGGATGGGATCGACATCCTGAAGGTGGTGAAACGCGACAACCCGGAAATCCCCGTGGTGATCATTTCCGGCCATGGAAATATTGAAATTGCCGTCGCCGCGATCAAGCAGGGCGCGTATGATTTCATCGAAAAACCTTTTAATATCGACCAGTTGCTGGTGGTTATTCGCCGCGCGATGGAGGCTTCGAAGCTGCGCCGCGAAAACTCCGATCTGAAGCGTCAGGATGCCGGCGTGAGCGAGATGATCGGGGCCTCCGCGGCCTATCGTGCGCTGATTGGCCAGTTGGACAAGGTGACAAAGTCCAACGGCCGGGTGATGCTGACGGGGCCTGCGGGCAGCGGCAAGGAGATTGCAGCGCGCTATATTCACACGCAGTCCAATCGCGCCTCGGCCCCCTTTGTGACGGTGAACTGCGCCAGTATCGAGCCGGACCGTATGGAAGAGGTGCTGTTTGGTCGGGAAAGCGCCGAACGCGGGGTTGAGCCGGGGCTGCTGGAACAGGCGCATGGCGGGGTGATCTTCTTTGACGAGGTGGCGGATATGCCGCTTGGGACCCAGTCAAAGATCCTGCGGGTGCTGGTGGATCAGCAGTTCCAGCGGGTTGGCGGGGCCGATAAGGTACGCGTTGACCTGCGGGTTATTTCCGCGACAAACAAGGACTTGGAGCGCGAGATTGAGGCGGATCGCTTCCGTCAGGAGCTCTATCACCGCCTGAATGTGGTGCCGATCCCGGTGCCCTCGCTGGCCGACCGGCGCGAGGATATTCCGCTGCTGGCGGATCATTTCATCGCGCATTTCAACCAGAGCCAGGGCCTGCCGCTGCGCAAGCTTAGCGAGGATGCCATTGCCCTGATGCAGACCATGCTGTGGCCAGGCAATGTGCGGCAGTTGAAGAACATGGTGGAACGGGTTCTGATCCTTGGCGAAAGCAGCGGTCCGATTGAGCCAAAGGATCTGCCCCGCGATGAAGAAGCGGTTGATGACCAGAGCCGCGTTGTGCTTTCCGGGGCGCTGGCGACCCTGCCGCTGCGGGAGGCCCGCGAGGCGTTTGAACGCGAATACCTGCTGACCCAGATCAACCGCTTTGGCGGCAATATCAGCCGCACCGCATCTTTTGTCGGGATGGAACGCTCCGCTTTGCACCGCAAACTGAAATCGCTGGGGGTTGTCACCTCGAACAAGGCAGGCGCGCGGATCGCGCATGTTGAGAAGGAAACCGAAGAGGATATGGTCTGATTCAGGCCATATCCCCTGCTTATCAGTGGTTTGTCAGGGTTTCCTGACTGACAGCTCGGTACGCCGTGGTTGAGCCTTAGGGCGTCGTCGCCACAATCTGTGGCGACTGACCACGGCGTTCGATCGCACAGGAGGTCTGGCTGAGTTGAGGCAGGGTTGCGGCGCGCCGCGCCCCGACGGCATCCGCCACCGACTGCGGACAGCGTTTTACGGCTATGTTTTCGTAGCCCTTCGCGGCCATGCAGGACCGCTCGACCCGCTGGCGCAGATCGGCGTTGACGTCCACGGTATAGATGCCGCCATCCTCCCAATAGCCGGCCCGGTGATAGCAACGCCCGTTGCGGCAAACCTCGCCACCGGGGCGAAAGATCGGCGGGTGCTGGCGGATCTGGGTGGCCACAGGGGCGTCGCGCAGGGCGCTGACCTCGCAGGCGAGGAGATCCGCATCGCGCCGGGCCACATCCGCACCGGCGCGGTAATAGACCGGAACCGGGCCACAGGCCGCCAGCGCTGATGTCACCAGCAGTGCGGCAAGCATATGATTTCTTATGGACATCCTTTGATTGTGCGCCAGAACGGGCGGTAAGACAATTGAATTGACCGTTCCGGCGGCTTCTGTCATTCAAAACGCGCGATTTCGCGCAGCAGCGCCCTGAGGAACAAGCAC includes:
- a CDS encoding response regulator codes for the protein MDGTVLVADDDRTIRTVLTQALTRAGCKVHATSSLTTLMRWVGEGKGDVVISDVMMPDGNGLEMLPKIADDRPGLPVIVISAQNTIMTAIKAAEAEAYDYLPKPFDLPELMKRTAKALTERRQTQGQGRSTPQGEGARDLGLHSGETHEDLPLVGRTEVMQTLYRLVARVMNTDIPLLITGESGTGKSLIARSMHDLSDRRTLPFVRAEAADLASLDGPAQLLAQARGGTLLLDELADLSEEAQARVVRMMDAPGDHQPRFIATSQQDLTAAMEAGRLRQDLYYRISGTELPVPALRARVDDIPLLCAHFLTRAENDGAPHRRLSEAAREPLRQFPWPGNVRQLENVMRRLALTARSEDISLDEVNGALGAQSGGEPLAASGAALSTEKLSESVARHLQRYFDLHGDMLPPPGLYARLMREVETPLIELSLAMTGGNQAKCADLLGINRNTLRKKITDLDIEVTRRRKLM
- a CDS encoding two-component system sensor histidine kinase NtrB; translation: MTQAEGGKTGATQVDWNGADSALWASLPIPAFVIDREARIADVNSAGEGFLNTSRKALLGQGIWQHVIIAPAIDEAVERARDNGTPLFVNDIDVGTPGRAPLQCNVQVARVQGVQGGMLILLSPRELAGRLTQNHSAKSAAQSAIGMAEMLAHEIKNPLAGITGAAQLLSMGLSGDDLELTDLIVSESRRIVKLLEQVEQFGNLSAPAFQEVNIHDVLDRARRSALLGFGAQMTIIEDYDPSLPMAWGDGDQLLQVVLNLLKNAAEAADPGGGTIRIRTFYEHSFRLRRSDGSGKLLPLQIEISDDGPGLPEAIRDDIFDPFVSGRENGTGLGLALVSKIIADHQGWISVSSEPGQTVFRLSLSRVPTAPRPAPFPHDPNHTAHTQGVAHHGRHRSGRR
- the dusB gene encoding tRNA dihydrouridine synthase DusB, producing MSFTLGSTPLTPPIALAPMAGITDRPFRDLVRSFGVGLMVSEMVASQEMVQAKPGVRERAELSADVENTAVQIAGRDAYWMAEAARQVESRGAKLIDINMGCPAKKVTNGYSGSALLKTPDDALSLIEAVVAAVSVPVTLKTRLGWDDSCLNAANVAYRAQEAGVQMVTIHGRTRCQFYKGNADWQAIAAVKAALTVPLLANGDIVDTATARGALALSGADGVMIGRGAQGKPWLLAEVAHDIWGSAAPDVPTGSDLVQMVSAHYEAMIAFYGVDLGLRVARKHLGWYMDEAATPAQLRREVLTAKDPKTVLSLLPSALTGGAGPDLGPQTMDGQAA
- a CDS encoding bifunctional 2-C-methyl-D-erythritol 4-phosphate cytidylyltransferase/2-C-methyl-D-erythritol 2,4-cyclodiphosphate synthase, with amino-acid sequence MPSAPLPTAPVSTAADPASHQTAALIVAAGKGLRAGGGLAKQWRPLMGRRVIDWTIDAFLRAGVQRIALVLAAEDTDHWQEFASRAELLLTTGGDTRAQSVANGVELLNQHGLHRVLIHDAARPCVSPRVIRDVMAALDNHPAAAPALAVTDALWRGDGGTVTGTENRDGLFAAQTPQGFHLPQIRAAHQQLAASGGDAADDVAVARAAGIDVAIIPGDPDNIKITRPEDFDRAARILGGDMDVRLGNGYDVHRFGPGDEVVLCGVPVAHDRGLQGHSDADVGLHAITDALYGALAEGDIGRHFPPSDPQWKGAASDIFLRHAADLTRSKGYQISNVDCTLVCEFPKITPHAPAMRAAVAEILSIDISRVSIKATTSERLGFTGRGEGIAALATACVVKS
- a CDS encoding sensor histidine kinase NtrY-like yields the protein MAQRSHLRSAYGPFAALDRWRRTRRARNVGALGLVVLGPVLALSTFLIIGPFSQGVASLSLRLILLADLIYVLAVAALVLTQVGRLIAARRAKSAGSRLHLRLIGAFAFLALTPTVIVALFAGLTVNVGLEGWFSDRVRQVVGSSLAAAEAYQEQQQRDLSEDAVALARYIDNSRNRNFFISDGQLRQVLTQGQLQIQRGLQEAYVVDGAGAIRARGERSYEFDFEEPRAADISKASFNGVTLIQDWENSELRALVRLDAFVDRFLYVSRDVDGELLSLLDDTKETAHLYQQLESERGRVLFDFVLLYLGFAVILILAAMWLGMWFAERLSRPVGRLTIAARRVGAGNLNVQVPEDDGDDEISQLGRYFNQMTLELREQRDTLLENTRQIERRRRLFDSVLMSVTSGVVGLDPEGRVTFVNRSAERLLDWNGDRQSLALAVAVPEFGPLFVELSETGADVVQDEVKVTRQGQLENLLVRMSPRRSEEGRLEGYVVAFDDVTDLVSAQRMAAWGDVARRIAHEIKNPLTPIQLSAERIKRKFAPKLGEENSDLLQSMTDVIVRQTNDLRRIVDEFSKFARMPEPERREEDLVKLLRDAVTLQRAGQPDLRITADLPTEPMLADLDATMIGQALTNLIKNAGEAVETLKQKGGVPDLDPEIRIAVTSTKTGYEVTIADNGIGLPEDRARLFEPYVTTRDEGTGLGLPIVKKIIEEHGGTLVLEDAPVFEGQAHYGAMAVIRLPAAHEAAAPNKSTVKAGLT
- the ntrX gene encoding nitrogen assimilation response regulator NtrX → MSDILIVDDERDIRELVSDILEDEGYATRKAGSSEECMAALNAEPPALLILDIWLKDSQMDGIDILKVVKRDNPEIPVVIISGHGNIEIAVAAIKQGAYDFIEKPFNIDQLLVVIRRAMEASKLRRENSDLKRQDAGVSEMIGASAAYRALIGQLDKVTKSNGRVMLTGPAGSGKEIAARYIHTQSNRASAPFVTVNCASIEPDRMEEVLFGRESAERGVEPGLLEQAHGGVIFFDEVADMPLGTQSKILRVLVDQQFQRVGGADKVRVDLRVISATNKDLEREIEADRFRQELYHRLNVVPIPVPSLADRREDIPLLADHFIAHFNQSQGLPLRKLSEDAIALMQTMLWPGNVRQLKNMVERVLILGESSGPIEPKDLPRDEEAVDDQSRVVLSGALATLPLREAREAFEREYLLTQINRFGGNISRTASFVGMERSALHRKLKSLGVVTSNKAGARIAHVEKETEEDMV